The sequence below is a genomic window from Sinorhizobium terangae.
CTTGAGCTCGCCGCCTTCGCCAGCCCGCCGCGGTAATGCTGCTCGGCAGGTGCTGTTTGGGCTGAACAACACGATCGGCACGCCAAGACCGACGCCAGGCTTCCGAGAAGCTCAACATAAAGAAGCCCGCACCGGAGACCGCTGCGGGCGTCTTTTTTTTGGTGCGGTCCCCAAAGGACCGCCACTGCAGCGCCGCGCGTCGGACGCGCAAAGGATGCTGTAGCACTCTGAATTGCTGCATGTTTTTATCCTTAAATCAGCTAGGATTTAAGGAAACCTGCAGCAGGGAGATTACTTGCGGATCTCGGAAAGTTCGGCGAGGACTGCGTCCACGACGTCAGCACCGATCTCGTCCATGTGCTTTTGGTAAACGACCATCGACTTCTCGCGGATGCGGGTCTGTTCTTCCGGAGACAGGACGTTCACTTCGAGGCCGGCGGCCTTGATCTTCTCCAGCGACTTCTTGTTCAGGTCTCCGATGACCTGACGCTCGACGTCGCGGCCGACGACGGCGCATTCACGAAGGGCCGCCTGCTCTTCCGGGGTGTAAGTGTCGAAGATGGCCTTCGAGAACAGGAAGAGGAACGGCGTGTAGGCGTGGTTGGTCTCGGTGATGTACTTCTGCACTTCGAAGAACTTCGAGGTGTCGATCGTCACATAGGGGTTTTCCTGGGCGTCGATCGTTTTGGTTTCGAGAGCCGAGAACACCTCGCCGAAGGCCATCGGCGTGGCGTTGGCGCCGAGGTTCTGGAAGGTATCGAGGAAGATGTTGTTCTGCATGACGCGGACCTTCAGGCCCGAGAAGTCTTCCCACTTCGTGACCGGACGGACGGAGTTCGACAGGTTACGGAAGCCGTTTTCCCAGTAAGCGAGGTTGACGAGGCCAACGGCTGCGAGCTTCTCGTCCATCATCTTGCCGAACTTGCCGTCGAGAACCTTGTAGGCTTCCTGGGCATTGGCGAAGAGGAACGGCAGGTCGAAGACGCCGAGAGCCGGCTCGATGCCGACGAGCGGCGACGACGAGGTCACGACGGCTTCCTGGACGCCCGAACGGAGCGCCTGGGTTGCCTGCAGGTCGCCGCCGAGCGCACCGCCCCAGAAGGCCGTCAGCTTGAGCTTGCCGCCGGACTTTTCGTCCAGGCACTTCTGCATGGCCTCGATACCATTACCGACCGGGTGGTCGGCGTTGATACCGTTCGACACACGGATATTGCGGTCGTTGAATTCGGCGAATGCCGGAGCCGAAGCCGTGCAGGCGAACGCGATGGCAGTCGTGGCGAGTAGAAGTTTTCTCATAATTATCCTCCCAATGGATGGCTGAGTGAGAAGGTTGGACGTGCTGGCTGTCAGTGCAGCCAGCGCGCCGGTACGATGACCAGGTCCGGGAACAGGACCAGGAGAAAGAGCACGATCGTCTGCGCAGCGAGGAACGGCCACACACCCGCCGTGACCTTTCCGAGCGGGATGCGGCCGACGCCGCTGACGACGTTGAGAACGACGCCGACCGGCGGGGTCAGAAGACCGATGCAGTTGTTCATGATGAACAGGACGCCGAAGTAGACCGGGTCGATGCCCGCCTGCTTGATGATCGGCATGAGTACCGGCGTCAGGATCAGAATCGTCGGCGTCAGGTCCAGAGCGGTGCCGACGATCAGCACCAGGATCATGACAACGAACATCAGCAGGATCGGACGGTCGATCAACGGTTCGATGTAGCCGGTGATCTCGGCCGGAATGTTCGCGGCAGTGATCAACCAGGCGGAAACGAGCGCGGCGCAGACCAGGAACATGATCACGGACGTCGTCTTTGCCGCCTGCAGGATCACGCGCGGAAGCTCTTTCCACGTCAGCTCACGGTAAATGAACAGGCCGACGAAGAGGGCGTAGGCCGCGGCGACGACGGCCGCTTCCGTGGGGGTGACCATGCCCGCCTTGATGCCGCCGAGAATGATGATCGGCATGCCGAGCGCCCAGAGTGCCCGACCGGTCACCTGGAGGCGTTCCTTCATCGACGCGCGCGGAAGTGCCTCGACCTTGTCCTTGCGCACGACGATCAGCCAGGTGCCGATCAACGCAATGCCCATCATGAGGCCGGGAACGATGCCGGCCATGAAGAGCTGCGTGATCGAAACGTTGGCGGCGACGCCGAAGACGATGAAGGCCATGGACGGCGGAATGACCGGTGCGATGATGCCGCCAGCGGCGATGAGACCGGCCGAACGCGGGACATTGTAGCCTGCCTTGGCCATCATCGGGATGAGGATGGCGGCGAGCGCGGCGGTGTCCGCGGCCGCGGAGCCGGAAATGCTGGCCATGATCAGCGCGGCGACGATCGCCACGATGCCGAGACCGCCACGAATGTGTCCCACGCAGGCGATGGCGAAATCGATGATCCGGCGCGAAAGGCCGCCGGCGTTCATCAGCTCGCCCGCCAGAATGAAGAACGGAATGGCGAGCAGAGTGAAGGTGTCAGCCCCGGCGATCATGTTCTGGGCGATGATCTGGGTGTTGAACATCCCCATGTACCACATGAGCACGACGCCGCAGAACATCAGCGAAAATGCAACCGGCACCCCGATCGCCATGGCTCCCAGCAGGGAACCAACAAAAACGAAAAGGGTCATCAGCTACGCTCCGCCATCTGTTCGAGAGTGAGGTTTTCGCCAGCGAAAGCCTCGATTTCTTCCTGGGTCACGCGACCGGTAAGGAGACGAACAAGACGTTCAAGCGCGATGATCACGCAGCCGGCGCCGGTAAAGAAGCCGATGCCGTAGACGAAGCCCATCGACAGGCCGGTCACAGGCGCCTTCATGCTCCAGTTGATCGGAAGCTGCTTCCAGGTGCCCCAGAAGAAGATCGCCGAACAGGCGATGATCACCAGATTGCTGAGGATCATGCAGACGATG
It includes:
- a CDS encoding TRAP transporter substrate-binding protein; amino-acid sequence: MRKLLLATTAIAFACTASAPAFAEFNDRNIRVSNGINADHPVGNGIEAMQKCLDEKSGGKLKLTAFWGGALGGDLQATQALRSGVQEAVVTSSSPLVGIEPALGVFDLPFLFANAQEAYKVLDGKFGKMMDEKLAAVGLVNLAYWENGFRNLSNSVRPVTKWEDFSGLKVRVMQNNIFLDTFQNLGANATPMAFGEVFSALETKTIDAQENPYVTIDTSKFFEVQKYITETNHAYTPFLFLFSKAIFDTYTPEEQAALRECAVVGRDVERQVIGDLNKKSLEKIKAAGLEVNVLSPEEQTRIREKSMVVYQKHMDEIGADVVDAVLAELSEIRK
- a CDS encoding TRAP transporter small permease, which translates into the protein MQKPIDLFYKALEILLIILLSGMAVMVFVNVVMRYSMNSGLTVSDELARYFFVWVTFIGAVVTFREHGHLGVESLVAILGRKGRIVCMILSNLVIIACSAIFFWGTWKQLPINWSMKAPVTGLSMGFVYGIGFFTGAGCVIIALERLVRLLTGRVTQEEIEAFAGENLTLEQMAERS
- a CDS encoding TRAP transporter large permease, producing MTLFVFVGSLLGAMAIGVPVAFSLMFCGVVLMWYMGMFNTQIIAQNMIAGADTFTLLAIPFFILAGELMNAGGLSRRIIDFAIACVGHIRGGLGIVAIVAALIMASISGSAAADTAALAAILIPMMAKAGYNVPRSAGLIAAGGIIAPVIPPSMAFIVFGVAANVSITQLFMAGIVPGLMMGIALIGTWLIVVRKDKVEALPRASMKERLQVTGRALWALGMPIIILGGIKAGMVTPTEAAVVAAAYALFVGLFIYRELTWKELPRVILQAAKTTSVIMFLVCAALVSAWLITAANIPAEITGYIEPLIDRPILLMFVVMILVLIVGTALDLTPTILILTPVLMPIIKQAGIDPVYFGVLFIMNNCIGLLTPPVGVVLNVVSGVGRIPLGKVTAGVWPFLAAQTIVLFLLVLFPDLVIVPARWLH